The genomic window AACCCGATTCTCTCAACCAATTCAAGAAATAATACAGGAAACGTCCGTTGACGTCATCCTTTGGTCGTATTCTGAGAATAAACGATGAGTGTGTATATTCTCCATCGAGGTCAAAGTACGCTGTTTTCCCGACATGCTCTTTACTTCCGCTACGCCAGTTGAAAAGCAAGTCCCCACTTTTTAGAAGCGTTTGATAGTGCCGTTTAGTATGAAGGTCAAAGTAGTTGATCTTCTCTAAGTCGAAATTCCCATCAAGAGTGATGTTCTTGTTCGTAAGGATTCTTGTCCCAATAGGGTCGAAGTTGTTCGCCACAGATGCTTGAATGCCGTAGATATTAACCCGGCAATGAAATAAACGAATTATGCTGCATAGGCGATTCTTGGATCTTTGAAGTACTTTTGCACTCTTGTTGGCCGTTTTTAAAGCATTCGTAAATGAGAGACCGCCTTCTTTTTCAATTGCTTCTTCGTTCTCGCGGGAACCCGGGAATGTACACCGGCTTTAAGGTCACAATTCAAATACTCATCCGGGTTGAGTTCAGGGGAATAGGATGGAAGGAAGAAAAGCTCAATTTCGCCCTTGTGCTCTTCCAGCCACTTCTTAACCAACTTACTGTGATGGACATGCAGATTGTCAATAATCAAAAAGATCTTATGACCCACGTCTTTGATCAACCGCTTCAGAAATTTGATGAAAGTCTTTGCATTCATGGTGTCGTGGTAGAGCATGAAGCGGACCTTGCCTTGATTTGTGATAGAGAAAATCATGTTGATTCGCTCGCGCTTGGCTGGAGGGCGAATCGCCGGAGTCTTCCCTCGGGGGGCATAACTTCTACCATGCTGGCAGTCATTGCAAAGCCCGGTTTCATCTCCCCAATGAATTTCGGCAACCTCTTTCTTGGCCTTTTGGGCAATTGCCGGATACTGCTCATCCAACCACTTTTTGACGGCTTTCGGATTTTGCTCATAGGCCTTGCGCAATGGTTTTTGAGGGGTGAAGCCCCAGCGTTTCAAATATTCACCCACTGTGCGAATCGGCATCTCAATCGCCCACAGCCGTTTGATCAACTGCTGAACCGCTATTCTGGTCCACAGGGCAAATGGCAGTTTGAGTTGATTTGGGCATTTGTCTCGCATCGTTTGCTTGAGTTGCCTTTCCTGGTCCCGGTTCAGGGTTCGACAACTACCGACTTTGCGCCCCCTTTTCTTTGCCTTAATGCCCTTGTTACCCTCTCTTTCGTAAGCCTTGTACCATGCGCAGATA from Deltaproteobacteria bacterium includes these protein-coding regions:
- a CDS encoding restriction endonuclease subunit S; the encoded protein is MANNFDPIGTRILTNKNITLDGNFDLEKINYFDLHTKRHYQTLLKSGDLLFNWRSGSKEHVGKTAYFDLDGEYTHSSFILRIRPKDDVNGRFLYYFLNWLRESGYFVRLQTYAVNAKFNKSAINVLPTAKPSPEEQDDIAGAIDAVIQLEDVARRKRDAMSDHFRTLLHQLMTAEIRVHDVDLSELGLETESNET
- a CDS encoding IS630 family transposase; amino-acid sequence: MEKTDTRKLKPEVQEQIRFQAIRLRKAGRKHKEIEEILGVCHTTICAWYKAYEREGNKGIKAKKRGRKVGSCRTLNRDQERQLKQTMRDKCPNQLKLPFALWTRIAVQQLIKRLWAIEMPIRTVGEYLKRWGFTPQKPLRKAYEQNPKAVKKWLDEQYPAIAQKAKKEVAEIHWGDETGLCNDCQHGRSYAPRGKTPAIRPPAKRERINMIFSITNQGKVRFMLYHDTMNAKTFIKFLKRLIKDVGHKIFLIIDNLHVHHSKLVKKWLEEHKGEIELFFLPSYSPELNPDEYLNCDLKAGVHSRVPARTKKQLKKKAVSHLRML